Proteins from a genomic interval of Neisseria arctica:
- a CDS encoding DUF3275 family protein, translating into MSISISGTLTVKTVEGQRGPFNVGKLNTSIGIFEVKNPVLKKFAPGDYPGNFIIEKIKVKFFEWNGGGSAYLDVTLDWAALELMAEDGNTIETEPPVVMAGTGDSRPIEIPLFAETADDVAAMVDKGCNEIRLGEYLLNDREAMNQARSFMKEAGYCYKPQSQSWRLQVQ; encoded by the coding sequence ATGTCTATTTCTATTTCAGGAACACTTACAGTTAAAACCGTCGAAGGTCAGCGCGGCCCATTCAATGTAGGTAAATTGAATACCAGTATTGGGATTTTCGAAGTTAAAAATCCCGTACTGAAAAAATTTGCTCCCGGCGATTACCCCGGCAATTTCATCATTGAAAAAATCAAGGTGAAATTTTTTGAATGGAACGGCGGCGGGTCAGCTTATCTCGATGTTACGCTCGACTGGGCCGCATTGGAGTTGATGGCTGAGGATGGCAATACCATTGAAACAGAGCCTCCCGTTGTTATGGCCGGTACCGGTGACAGCCGTCCTATTGAAATTCCGCTGTTTGCCGAAACTGCCGATGATGTAGCGGCGATGGTCGATAAAGGTTGTAACGAAATCCGCCTTGGCGAATACCTCCTCAATGACAGGGAGGCTATGAATCAAGCACGAAGCTTCATGAAAGAAGCCGGGTATTGTTACAAACCACAAAGCCAGTCTTGGCGTTTGCAAGTGCAATAA
- a CDS encoding HU family DNA-binding protein — MTNYIEQQKGRMMNKTELIEAMAAWPGLNKEQAKIAVEAFQVLVEGELAKGGQVSLTGFGNFSVVEKTERKGRNPKTGEELTIPARRTVKFKPGKGLAEAVAK, encoded by the coding sequence ATGACAAATTATATTGAACAACAAAAAGGAAGAATGATGAATAAAACCGAACTAATTGAAGCTATGGCCGCATGGCCCGGTTTGAATAAAGAGCAAGCCAAAATAGCTGTCGAGGCATTTCAGGTATTGGTCGAGGGTGAGCTGGCCAAAGGAGGCCAAGTCAGCCTGACCGGCTTTGGCAATTTCTCCGTGGTCGAAAAAACAGAACGCAAAGGCCGTAATCCCAAGACCGGTGAGGAACTGACTATTCCGGCGCGTAGAACCGTTAAATTCAAACCCGGTAAAGGTTTGGCCGAAGCGGTAGCAAAATAA
- a CDS encoding DUF3577 domain-containing protein, with amino-acid sequence MSNNQNQATYYNLIIEGVGFLNRPREISSKRGNSYYGLTINAARGYSEDNEKTRIDCRIVGEEAKAIMANLLDAHPELLDNDWKKHPTVHVGFRVGDVFPSKFTNRKGEEVLFLDGRLLAFKWIKVNGEFFYKHEQEQESMDAAPVQDAAPAKPAHEPKKAEPQQSASGSVYGSQTKQKGGYQQTSYRFS; translated from the coding sequence ATGTCAAACAATCAAAACCAAGCTACTTACTACAACTTGATCATCGAAGGCGTAGGTTTTCTGAATCGTCCCCGTGAAATATCAAGCAAGCGTGGTAACTCATATTATGGGCTAACTATCAATGCTGCTCGCGGTTATTCGGAAGATAACGAAAAAACTCGAATCGATTGTCGGATAGTCGGTGAAGAAGCCAAAGCAATTATGGCCAATTTGCTGGATGCCCATCCGGAGTTGTTAGATAACGATTGGAAAAAACATCCTACGGTACATGTAGGTTTTCGTGTAGGTGACGTTTTCCCTTCCAAATTCACTAACCGAAAAGGTGAGGAAGTCCTCTTTTTAGATGGCCGCTTACTTGCTTTTAAGTGGATTAAGGTTAACGGTGAGTTCTTTTACAAGCACGAACAAGAGCAGGAATCAATGGATGCAGCACCCGTTCAGGATGCAGCTCCGGCGAAACCGGCCCATGAACCTAAGAAAGCCGAACCACAACAATCTGCTTCAGGCAGTGTATATGGTTCTCAAACTAAACAAAAAGGCGGTTATCAACAAACTTCCTATCGTTTTAGTTAA
- a CDS encoding YcbK family protein, whose amino-acid sequence MDLSRRDFLGRTAAVAGLVATGGTGLLLPEDVAAAGMENFWLQDRIISCRRADTKEKRDIRFFSANQGYLNDGYRYACWLMRDAKDGNAVTNIDVGLLNLLYALQEWARLSGKPDPVITINSAYRTPRRNASIEGAARNSLHTRGKAVDITMRGVTLDQLRLMADYYKVGGIGIYDTFIHLDAGRYRSWRG is encoded by the coding sequence ATGGATTTAAGCCGTCGAGATTTTTTAGGCCGTACAGCTGCCGTTGCCGGTTTGGTTGCGACAGGCGGAACCGGATTGCTTCTCCCGGAAGATGTGGCTGCGGCCGGTATGGAAAATTTTTGGTTACAAGACCGAATAATCAGCTGCCGTCGTGCAGACACTAAAGAAAAACGCGATATTCGTTTCTTTTCCGCCAATCAGGGGTATCTGAATGACGGTTATCGTTATGCCTGCTGGCTGATGAGAGATGCAAAAGACGGCAACGCCGTTACCAATATTGACGTGGGCTTGTTGAACTTGCTCTACGCCCTGCAAGAGTGGGCGCGCCTTTCGGGCAAGCCCGACCCCGTTATCACAATTAACAGCGCGTATCGCACTCCTCGTCGCAATGCCAGTATCGAGGGAGCAGCCCGGAATTCACTGCATACTCGCGGTAAAGCAGTTGATATTACCATGCGGGGCGTGACGCTGGATCAGTTGCGGTTGATGGCCGATTATTATAAAGTCGGCGGAATCGGCATCTATGATACGTTTATCCATCTTGATGCAGGCCGTTACCGTTCTTGGCGGGGATGA